GATGGGGAGGCTGCTAGTCAGATCTTGGCTATATTAGTGGATAATTCTTATAAATGATAAAAATTTGTATATTTAATGCCCTTATTAACTCGCCTGTATAAACGGGCGTTATGGTTTACTTGTCTTTTCATCTTGTCTCTACTTTCTTGTGAAAACTACTCAATTGAATTATCATGCCCTGGTTTGTACTCTACACCAAATCCAGATCGGAAAAGCTTGTCGCTCGAGGTCTGATTCAGAAAGGTATCCAAGTCTATTGCCCCCTCCGAAAAGTTAAACGAAAATGGTCGGATCGTTTTAAAATTGTTGAAGAGCCTTTATTTCGTTCGTATTGCTTTGTTCATCTAGAAGAGAATGAGCGGGCCAGGGTATTCGGTGTGCCTGGGGTGGTCGGGTATTTGCATTGGCTTAAGAAACCTGCCATTGTGAAACCTAAAGAAATTGACCTGATCCGGGACATGCTGAACGACTTTGATCATGAGTCACTGGAAGTGGTGAGTTTTGATGCTACCGATCGACTAAAAATTACCTCCGGGGCATTCATGGATCAGGAAGGCGAGGTTGTATCGGCCAATGGCAAACGCCTGA
This window of the Spirosoma aerolatum genome carries:
- a CDS encoding UpxY family transcription antiterminator, with amino-acid sequence MPWFVLYTKSRSEKLVARGLIQKGIQVYCPLRKVKRKWSDRFKIVEEPLFRSYCFVHLEENERARVFGVPGVVGYLHWLKKPAIVKPKEIDLIRDMLNDFDHESLEVVSFDATDRLKITSGAFMDQEGEVVSANGKRLMIKLDSLNMFIAIDISKTKVEKVKTSKLFALAMHKLQPAY